From the genome of Maniola jurtina chromosome 10, ilManJurt1.1, whole genome shotgun sequence, one region includes:
- the LOC123868752 gene encoding tRNA (guanine(10)-N2)-methyltransferase homolog, which translates to MWRRYLIWFAHEHVDFRYAEIQSILSLFDMPIKYIEKPCISKPYWVVELPSEECVKKIASRSVLIKNCIELWGRAKTEARLHENLKSSISNDTGSWICTDTSDDNSDFHICPSELLEACSDGEKSFKIEVETFCKHFTMKEKVDKIEKFSYLPLKGPVKLKNPDITLSYLEFYGVDPNNVPEHPHDLFFGRWVADGQRDLIQVHSLKRRQFIGNTSMDAQLSIIMANQAQVAPGHTVLDPFVGSGSLLVAAAHFGGYVWGSDIDFMMLHARSRPTRVGQKVRTKEESIRGNMESYGTKSKYLDVIVSDFSLPMWRSDLKFDAIITDPPYGVREPIEKIGIERENYTLSEQHLVNHIPAKVEYGLPHIYSDLLNFAATHLEMGRRIVCWYPLVREEYKEEHLPYHPCLRLVSNSEQVLSKLTARRLLTYEKISEDVPARTVDPNATEHNFREKYFTVGELTRRERKEKRAKELIANSYWIELSKCKNT; encoded by the exons ATGTGGCGTCGATATTTGATATGGTTTGCACACGAACATGTCGATTTCAGATACGCT GAAATACAGAGCATACTATCACTATTTGATATGCCAATAAAATACATTGAAAAACCTTGTATAAGCAAACCATATTGGGTTGTAGAATTACCATCCGAGGAGTGCGTGAAAAAGATCGCGTCACGTtcggttttaattaaaaactgtaTAGAACTCTGGGGGAGAGCTAAAACAGAAGCTCGCTTACATGAAAACTTGAAAAGTTCCATCAGTAATGACACAGGCAGTTGGATTTGTACAGATACATCAGATGATAATAGTGATTTCCATATATGTCCTAGCGAACTTTTAGAAGCATGTAGTGATGGTGAAAAATCGTTTAAAATTGAAGTTGAGACTTTCTGTAAGCATTTCACTATGAAGGAGAAGGTTGATAAAATTGAG aAATTTAGCTACCTACCTCTGAAGGGTCCAGTGAAACTGAAGAACCCAGACATTACCCTCTCCTACCTTGAGTTTTATGGCGTGGACCCCAACAATGTGCCTGAACATCCCCATGATTTGTTCTTTGGTAGATGG GTAGCAGATGGTCAACGTGACCTCATTCAAGTGCATTCACTGAAGAGACGTCAATTCATCGGCAACACAAGTATGGATGCACAGCTGTCCATCATCATGGCCAACCAAGCTCAAGTGGCGCCCGGACATACTGTACTGGACCCCTTTGTAGGCTCAGGATCATTGTTGGTAGCCGCGGCGCATTTTGGAG GCTATGTATGGGGTTCGGACATAGACTTCATGATGTTGCATGCTCGCTCGCGCCCCACACGCGTCGGCCAAAAG GTACGTACGAAGGAGGAGAGTATAAGGGGCAACATGGAGAGCTACGGAACCAAGTCAAAGTATTTGGACGTCATAGTGAGCGACTTCTCCTTGCCGATGTGGAGGAGCGATCTCAAATTCGACGCCATCATTACTGACC CGCCTTACGGAGTGCGGGAACCGATAGAGAAGATTGGCATAGAGAGAGAAAACTACACCCTTTCAGAGCAACACCTGGTCAACCACATCCCCGCCAAAGTGGAGTACGGCCTGCCCCACATCTATAGTGACCTGCTGAACTTCGCGGCCACACATCTCGAGATGGGCAGACGGATTGTGTGCTGGTACCCTTTAGTCAG AGAGGAGTACAAAGAAGAGCACTTGCCATATCACCCGTGCCTGAGGCTGGTGTCCAACTCGGAGCAAGTGCTGTCGAAGCTGACCGCGCGCAGGCTGCTCACGTACGAGAAGATCAGCGAAGACGTGCCCGCCAGAACAGTCGACCCTAATGCTACTGAGCACAACTTTAG GGAAAAGTACTTCACAGTGGGGGAATTAACAAGGAGAGAGAGAAAGGAGAAGCGAGCGAAGGAGCTGATAGCCAACTCGTACTGGATCGAGCTGAGCAAATGTAAAAATACTTAG
- the LOC123868772 gene encoding esterase CG5412 produces MSENNSNSNQSTNNREDRPKLKILAFHAYRQNGTVFKNKIGSFRKAVSKYAQLTFISAPHKVFSEDGGGEEDSRSWWFNAEDNTFSGKCLGGPAIGFEDTLRLIEQVVAEHGPFDGFMGFSQGACLVGLLAAMQQKGYLPYTFKFAIFASGFRSGSLVHKAFYDEDINLRSLHVYGESDSIIPKEMSESLINLFTKPVVAEHSGGHYVACSGSIKDAYLDFFHDRYQDLIEGPQRSNRRNS; encoded by the exons ATGTCTGAAAATAACTCGAATTCTAACCAGTCTACAAACAACAGAGAAGATAGGCCAAAACTCAAAATATTAGCTTTTCATGCGTATCGTCAAAACGGCACAGTGTTCAAGAACAAGATAGGATCCTTCAGGAAAGCAGTGTCTAAGTATGCACAGTTAACTTTCATATCAGCACCTCACAAAGTTTTTAGTGAGGATGGTGGGGGCGAAGAag ATTCCAGATCGTGGTGGTTTAATGCAGAAGACAACACATTTAGTGGCAAGTGTCTGGGTGGGCCAGCGATAGGGTTTGAAGACACGCTGCGGCTCATAGAGCAAGTGGTGGCAGAGCATGGCCCATTTGATGGCTTCATGGGTTTCTCACAGGGGGCCTGCCTTGTGGGACTGCTGGCTGCCATGCAGCAGAAAGGAT ATTTACCATATACATTCAAGTTTGCAATATTTGCCTCTGGCTTCAGATCAGGAAGTTTGGTTCACAAAGCCTTCTATGATGAAGATATCAACCTACGATCCCTCCACGTTTATGGTGAAAGTGATTCAATAATTCCAAAAG aaaTGAGCGAGTCACTTATCAATTTGTTCACAAAGCCAGTGGTAGCCGAGCATTCTGGTGGACATTACGTGGCGTGCTCCGGTTCCATCAAAGATGCGTACTTGGACTTCTTCCATGATCGATACCAGGATCTGATAGAGGGGCCACAGAGAAGCAATAGAAGAAATTCGTAG